The Alkalihalobacillus sp. TS-13 genomic interval GAACGGGGACAATATTATAAACAGATACAGAAGAAATCCTAAGCGTTGAACTCAATCACGTTTCCATCTGGATCCTGAACAAACACTTGATGCCAGCCGGTTTTACTGGTTGGCTTGTTCAAGTAACAATAGCCCGCTTTTTCAAGCCGTTCAAGAATAACATCAATCGATTCTACCCTGACCGCGAAATGACGGGCACGGCTGTCTAAAGACGGTTTGCTTTCTTCATCCAATTTTTCATTCACAATCAAATGAAGCTGCGTATCGCCGATTTGGTACCAGATCCCATCAAAATCGAAGTCCGGCCGGTCTGGACTGACTTGAAAACCGATTACTTTTTCGTAAAAGCCTCTTGCTTTCTTCAGTTTCTTCACTTCAAGTGATACATGGTGTATTCCTTTATACATCTGAATCCCTCCATCCCTATCAACTACTTATTTATACCCACTTTTACAAGTTTATCATCCTATAAAATGAAAGTATAATGTCTGGATTGATCGATCTCTACAAAAATTTAACATCATATTGGTATTTCCCTAATATCAGGACGTTAAAATAGAGTAAATCCTATCGAGGGAGAGATTCACGTTGGCGAAAGTTATCAATTGGCTTCATGAAAGGGAATGCTCTGTCTTTCAGTGGGTGAACAGCAAATGTCAAAAATCTGCATTATGCAGGTATTTCATGTCTGTAACACATCTTGGAGGGGCTACCGGGTCTATCGGGATCTGTCTGTTGTTGCTCGTTTTTGGATCAAGTGATTTACGAAACATAGCTGTGCAAAGCTTATTAGCTCTTACAATCAGCCATATACCTGTTCAACTCAGTAAAAAAATATACCCTCGAAAACGTCCTTACATGGTTTTGCCTGAAACCATCACCATTTCAAGACTTCTTAAGGACCATTCATTTCCATCTGGCCATACTACTGCAACTTTCTCTGTCACCACGCCAATTATTCTGTGGAATCCACTTCTTTCGATTGTTTTATTACCAATTTCCTTTTCAGTGGCGATTTCAAGAATGTATCTCGGCATGCATTATCCATCTGATGTGATTGGTGGAATGTTGATTGGAACGGCGACAGCTTGGCTGGTACATTTCTACTTCTTCCCCCTTTCTTTTTAAAATAAGGGTTCGTTATACCTTATTATTGTTGATTTTTGCGAAATTCCCTCCCTTTCCGCGGGCAAACGAAAAGCGATAGCGACCCGGTTGGGCACGTAGGTCACTGGAAAACGGACGAGGAGGCACGAACCAAACAAAGACTTGGTTCTGCGTGGGCTAACTCATAAGGATCAATGTGTTGCCGCCGCAGGAAGTTTGAAGTGATTCAAGTGACTGGTCGCTGAGCTAGAACATCACTTCCCTGTATTAACCCCCTTGCTCAAGCCTCCTCACTTGCACAGGATGTCAACACAAAAATGAAATCATTTTCGTGTCTGCGATGAGAATTCTTAGAAGCTTTCCTTATGCTGGCTTCGACGTTCACCACAGGAGGTGGTGGCTTTTAGTCGAAGATCCTTTTAAAGAGTGTGGGGTCTTGCTTGGCTCGTTTTTCCCGCAGGAGTGTCGCAAATTTCGCTTCAATCAAACTTTAGTCAGATTTTCAATAAAAAGTGATACAGCAAGTAAATTTTTCAGCAAATTTCAGTACTCAAAAAACCCCAAGCTGCAATCATGCAGCTTGGGGTTTTATTAATGTATTTATGCGTTGTTTTTCAAAGTTTCAGCTTTATCCGTTTGTTCCCATGGAAGCTCGATATCGGTACGGCCGAAGTGACCATACGCTGCAGTCTGCTTATAAATCGGGCGTCGAAGATCAAGCATCTTGATGATTCCTGCAGGACGAAGATCGAAGTTGGCTCGAACAAGTTCAACAAGCTTTTCTTCCGATACAGTGCCGGTGCCAAATGTATCAATTGAGATCGATACAGGTTGAGCGACACCGATTGCATAAGCAAGTTGTACTTCACATTTTTCAGCTAACCTAGCTGCTACGATGTTCTTCGCTACATAACGTGCTGCATAAGCCGCAGAGCGGTCAACTTTTGTCGGATCTTTACCTGAGAAGGCACCACCGCCATGGCGTGCATATCCTCCGTATGTGTCGACGATGATTTTACGGCCAGTTAGTCCAGCGTCGCCTTGTGGTCCACCGATGACGAAACGTCCTGTCGGGTTGATGAAATATTTTGTGTTCTCATCAATCAACTCAGTTGGCACGACAGGATTGATGACATGCTCTTTCAAGTCACGTTTGATTTGCTCAAGGGTTACTTCAGGATGATGTTGAGTAGAGATGACGATCGTATCTACTCTTACCGGTTGACCGTTTTCATCATATTCCACTGTTACCTGTGTTTTACCATCTGGACGCAAATATGGAACAACTTCATTTTTACGTACTTCTGTCAAACGGCGGCTAAGCTTATGTGATAAGGAAATAGGAAGCGGCATCAATTCTTGCGTTTCGTTACACGCATAGCCGAACATCAATCCTTGGTCACCAGCACCGATTGCTTCAATCTCTTCTTCTGTCATCAACCCTTCTCTTGCTTCAAGTGCCTGGTTGACACCTTGAGCGATATCAGCAGATTGTTCATCTATAGATGTGAGAACTGCACACGTTTCATAATCGAAACCATATTTTGCCCGTGTATAACCGATCCCTTTCACCGTTTCACGGACAATTTTCGGGATGTCTACATAAGTAGAAGTCGTGATCTCACCTGCAACGAGTACGAGCCCTGTATTCACAGATGTTTCACACGCTACACGCGCATTTGGGTCACTTACTAGGATTTCGTCTAGAATCGCATCTGAAATCTGGTCACAAATTTTATCCGGATGACCTTCTGTAACTGATTCAGATGTGAATAGACGTCTGCTTTTTGCCATTACGGAACCTCCTCGACGATCTTTAAGTATCGTTTTAATTGATACGGTACTCATTTCCTTATGAGAAAGTGCAACAAAGTTTCATGTATATAGGAAAACTGCTGCATGTATAACAATTTTCTTCTCAGTCTTTTTTAAAAGGATTCTGCCTATTGAACGAAAAAAAACCTTTCCTGTTCAGAGGAAAGGTGGTTCGTTGTATACCTTTCACCCTCTTATTTTTCAGGTTAGCACCTTTTCACCTCTATCTTGGTGTCGGTTGCTGGGTTTCATTGGGCCTGTCCCTCCACCTACTCGGAATAAGAGTAGCCGTTCTCGCAATATCATATCGCAGTACCTATGCTATGTCAACGAAATTCCCATTGTATTGAGGAAGATTCCGCATACAAAATTTGGGTAAAATTATGATTTTATGAGATGCTTTTAACAAAGCGTTTTTTTCATTATTAGGCCTCACGCCTATTTATATCCTAATTAAGGTTTAACATGTCACAAATACGGAAAAATAGTATACATTATTAAAATAAATATGTTATACTAATTCCGAGTTAAGCGAAGTATTGGTTTAAACTTTATGTGAAAAAGGATGGTTTATATGAATACAGCACAATTCAGCTCTCTTACCGATGAGTTATTAAGTAAAGAAACTACACACAAAAATTTAGCGACACCAAGATTAGTAGAAAGTGCGATCTCTAGAAATGAAGGCGCCCTTACATCAACAGGAGCACTTCAAGTTGAAACGGGTAAATATACTGGACGTTCTCCAAAGGATAAATTCATCGTCATGGAACCTTCTGTAAAAGATAAGATTGATTGGGGATCGGTCAATCAACCGATTGATGAAGAGAAGTTCAATAACTTATATAAGAAAGTCATCGAATACTTAACAAGCAAAGACGAAACATTCGTATTCCAGGGATTTGCAGGTGCGGATAAAGCATATCAACTTCCACTGCAAGTCATCAACGAATATGCATGGCATAATCTGTTTGCACGTCAACTTTTCATACGCCCAAATGAAAACGATTTAAACGACTTCACACCAGAGTTCCAGGTCATTTCAGCACCTGGTTTCCACGCTGATCCTGAAGTTGATGGTACAAACTCTGAAACATTCATCATCATTTCATTTGAAAAGCGAATTGTACTCATCGGTGGAACTGAATATGCTGGCGAAATTAAAAAATCGATCTTCTCGGTTATGAACTATGTGCTTCCGGAACAAGACATCCTTTCCATGCATTGTTCAGCGAATGTCGGCGTCGAGGGTGACGTTGCATTATTTTTCGGATTGAGTGGAACTGGTAAGACAACATTATCAGCAGACCCTAACCGCCGTTTGATCGGTGATGATGAACACGGTTGGGCAAACAACGGGATCTTCAATATCGAAGGTGGCTGCTACGCAAAATGTGTCAACCTTTCCCGAGAAAAAGAACCGCAAATCTGGAATGCGATCCGTTTCGGAACAGTTCTTGAAAACGTAGTCTCAGATGAGTGCTCACGATTGGTCGACTACAACAACACGACTTTAACAGAGAATACTCGTGCAGCTTATCCGATCGACGCAATTCCGAATATCATCACACCAAGCGTTGCAGGAAATCCCAATACGATCATCTTCTTGACGGCAGATGCATTCGGAGTATTGCCTCCGATCAGCAAGTTGACAAAAGAACAAGCGATGTATCATTTCCTATCAGGATATACGAGTAAGCTTGCGGGAACAGAGCGTGGCGTTACTTCACCACAGGCGACATTCTCAACTTGTTTCGGTTCTCCATTCCTTCCATTGCATGCTGAAAGATATACGAAAATGCTCGGTGAAAAAATCGCTCAGCATGATGTTGATGTTTACTTGGTCAACACTGGATGGTCTGGCGGTGAATACGGAGTAGGTAAGAGAATGGACTTGACCCATACTCGTGCGATGGTGCAAGCCGCTTTAGAAGGTGAGTTGCGTTCAACTGAAACGGTCACTGATCCGATTTTCGGACTACACATCCCTACGAGCTGCCCTGGTGTGCCAGGTGAAGTCCTGCAACCTAAGAAAACTTGGGATAACCCAGAAGCATATGATCAAAAAGCTAAAGAACTCGCAATGAAATTCAAGGAAAACTTCAATAAGTTCGAAAATGCAAGTTCAGAAATCAAAAACGCAGGACCGGTTGTATAAAGAGAACCTAGTTCAGTCAGCGTTTAAAGCTTTGCTAAACCTTAGATTGAAATTACGGAGTGCCCCTCTTACGGGTGCTCCTTTTTTGTGTGCGTTGATGCTGTTCGAGTATGGCTCATGACTACGCTCATGGTCGTTTTGTAGATAAAATTGAATTTTTGTAGATAATTTTGCACTTTTGTAGATGATTTCCTGTTTTTGTAGGTAATTTTAAATTTTTGTAAGAACACCAACCCAAACGGAATTTTCCAAATACAGCTCATTCATACATGCCTTCAACAACGATGTTCAAGATTACTGTAAAACGGTTTTGACCTACTGGAATGACATTATGTACAGTGACATCATATGATCCTGACTCCTTACGTTTTTCCTCAACTATTTTTGTAAGTATTTTAGCAAGAGAAACCTCTGATGTCAGTGAGACATCAATAAAAAGTTGTTCATTATAACTATTTCCCCTTCCCCCATGCATACGGCACAATCCAATGAATAGTTTCAAGAAACAGTCATTGGGTTTTCATCCACTGCAGCAATTCATAGGTCACTTTACGTTTCTTTTCGGGGGAAAAGTGGTGATCGTCTTCGAAGTACCAGGTTTCATAGGACTTCCCGTGTTTGAGCAGTTCTTTTTCAAGACGATAGGCATGTTCGATCGATACATTCTCATCATAAACACCGTGAATGATCAATATTGGTGCAACAATCTCCCCAACCAGGGATAACGGTGTCCTCTCTTCATATCGTTCAGGGGATTTATATACAGAGCCTCCGACGACACGCTTGAGCATTTTACGTAGACCTGGCCTTTCCTCATATGTCAGCTTCATATCCGTCACTCCACCCCATACGACGACCGATTTGACAAGATCCGAATGGTAGGAAGCAGTAAACAAAGCCATTACTCCTCCTCTTGAAAATCCAAATAGATGGAGCGAGCCTGAATCGGTTGATGGGAGTTCCTCGAGCACCTTCAATCCCTCATATGCATCATACCGATCCTCTCCGCAAAAATCTTCCTTCCCTTCTCCACCTTCGTTCCCTCTATAAAAAGGGGCGAATACGACAAAACCTTGAGAAGCAAACTGTACGATTCGCGCAATCCGTACTTTTCCTACCTGTTTGATTCCCCCGCGTAAATATAGAATCCCAGGCAGAGGATCATCCACTTTTGGTTCAGCCAACAAACCTTTTACACGTAAATCCTGACTACGGTAGGTCACTATAGATAACGTGATGTCAGGATTCGGCGAAGGAAACCGATTTATATTTTCAATTCGAAATGAATACTCCATAAAACCACCTCTAACCAAGTTTGGGCGAACACACATTTTCAACTCGCTTCATACACTATTGCATCTATAGTGTGTGGAGGGATATTAATGCTTAAGGGAATCAAACGACATATCATAGGAGCTGTAACTGCACTCTTTGCTATCAGCCTAGTGGCTGCTGGATGTTCCAACGGATCCACCAATGATAAAGTACGAGTTGCTGAAGTTACCCGTTCGATCTTTTATGCTCCGCAATATGTTGCCATAGAAAAAGGATTTTTTGAAGAAGAAGGGATTGATATTGAACTTACCACAACTTGGGGCGGAGACAAAACGATGACCACTCTCTTATCTGATGGTGCAGATGTCGCACTGGTCGGTTCAGAAACATCCATTTACGTATATGCCCAGGGGACGACGGATCCAGTCATCAATTTCGCACAGCTGACACAAACAGATGGAACGTTCCTCGTCGCACGAGAAAAACCGGATACTTTTAATTGGGAGCAGCTTAAAGACAGTACTTTCCTCGGTCAACGAAAAGGCGGCATGCCACAGATGGCTGGAGAATTCGGTTTGAAGAAAAATGGGATTGATCCACATAAGGATATGAACCTGATTCAAAATGTCGATTTTGGAAACATTCCGAATGCCTTTGCCTCTGGTACTGGTGATTACGTTCAATTATTCGAACCTACTGCCAGCCTATTCGAAAAAGAAGGTATCGGGCATGTCGTAGCTTCTTTCGGTACTGAATCCGGCAAACTGCCTTACACGACTTACATGTCAAAAGAAAGCTACCTTAACAAAAATAAAGACATCGTCGAGAGGTTTACAAAAGCCTTGTACAAAGCCCAACAGTGGGTCGACAGCCATAGTGCAAAGGAAATCGCAGCCGTAATCGAACCTTATTTTGAAGACACGCCAATCGACCTGATCGAATCATCAACTGAACGTTACAAAGAACAACACAGCTTTGCAACAAACCCGATTCTGGACGTTGAGGAATGGAACAACTTGCAAACAATCATGGATGAAGCGGGTGAACTCCCTAAGCAAGTCGACCATAGCACACTGGTCAATACAGAAATCGCTGAAAGTGTAGCAAAGTAACGGGAGGAGATCGGTTTGGCCTTTTTAACAGTAGATCAACTCACCCATGCTTACTTTTCAACAGACTCCGTCACAACGGCGTTGCAGGATATCAGCCTTGAGGTCGAGGAAGGCGAATTCGTTTCTTTCCTCGGCCCGAGCGGCTGTGGAAAAACGACCCTGCTTTCCCTCATTGCAGGTCTGTTCCAACCAGTTCTCGGGACGATCATCATACGGAATGAACCGGTCAAACATGCACATGAACAGATCGGATACATGTTTCAGCAAGATTACCTGCTTCCATGGAAGACGATCGAACAAAATATCCTCCTTGGATTGAAGATACAGGATAACTTAAATGATATGAGTAAAACACTGACATTTGAGCTATTAGACCATATGAACCTGGGGCATACGAAGAAGAAATATCCTCATGAACTTTCTGGTGGCATGAGGCAGCGCATAGCACTGGTAAGAACTTTAGCTACCAATCCGAAACTGCTATTGCTGGATGAACCATTCTCTGCACTGGATTATCAGACGAAATTGAAGCTTGAAAATCTCGTGTTCACTACTTTAAAAGAGCATAAAAAAACAGCCTTGCTTGTCACGCATGATATCGGTGAGGCAATCGCCATGTCTGATCGTGTCATTGTTTTTTCAGCAAACCCTGGCAGGATCAAGTCTGAATATATCGTACCGGAGCATTTAGCAAAGATGGAGCCTTTTGATGTTCGAAATCATGAGGATTACAAAGACATCTTCCAGATGATCTGGGAGGAGTTGAATGAGCTTGAAGTCGAAAATTGAAGTAGCATATGCACAATATAAACACAGGGAACGCAGAACAAAAAGACATGTGTTCATCACACAAACCCTTGTTTTCATTGCATTCCTGGGAATATGGGAAACGGCATCGAAAAACACTTGGATTGATCCTTTGTTGTTCAGTTCCCCTGTTAAAATTTCACATCTTTTTTATACGAAAATCATAGATGGAACCTTGATGACACACATCATCGTCACGTTCGGTGAAACGATAGCCAGTTTCATCATCGCAACAGTTCTTGGAACGGCTGTTGCTGCAATCCTATGGTGGTTACCTTTTGTATCTAAAGTATCCGATCCATACCTGGTCGTGCTGAATGCAATGCCGAAAGTTGCGCTAGGTCCGATACTAATTGTCGCACTCGGGCCTGGCTACCTGTCGATCATCGCTATGGGTGTGCTGATATCCTTCATCATAACAACACTGGTTGTCTACACTGCATTTCATGAAACCGATGATAATTAT includes:
- a CDS encoding VOC family protein; translated protein: MYKGIHHVSLEVKKLKKARGFYEKVIGFQVSPDRPDFDFDGIWYQIGDTQLHLIVNEKLDEESKPSLDSRARHFAVRVESIDVILERLEKAGYCYLNKPTSKTGWHQVFVQDPDGNVIEFNA
- the metK gene encoding methionine adenosyltransferase, translated to MAKSRRLFTSESVTEGHPDKICDQISDAILDEILVSDPNARVACETSVNTGLVLVAGEITTSTYVDIPKIVRETVKGIGYTRAKYGFDYETCAVLTSIDEQSADIAQGVNQALEAREGLMTEEEIEAIGAGDQGLMFGYACNETQELMPLPISLSHKLSRRLTEVRKNEVVPYLRPDGKTQVTVEYDENGQPVRVDTIVISTQHHPEVTLEQIKRDLKEHVINPVVPTELIDENTKYFINPTGRFVIGGPQGDAGLTGRKIIVDTYGGYARHGGGAFSGKDPTKVDRSAAYAARYVAKNIVAARLAEKCEVQLAYAIGVAQPVSISIDTFGTGTVSEEKLVELVRANFDLRPAGIIKMLDLRRPIYKQTAAYGHFGRTDIELPWEQTDKAETLKNNA
- a CDS encoding ABC transporter substrate-binding protein, whose protein sequence is MLKGIKRHIIGAVTALFAISLVAAGCSNGSTNDKVRVAEVTRSIFYAPQYVAIEKGFFEEEGIDIELTTTWGGDKTMTTLLSDGADVALVGSETSIYVYAQGTTDPVINFAQLTQTDGTFLVAREKPDTFNWEQLKDSTFLGQRKGGMPQMAGEFGLKKNGIDPHKDMNLIQNVDFGNIPNAFASGTGDYVQLFEPTASLFEKEGIGHVVASFGTESGKLPYTTYMSKESYLNKNKDIVERFTKALYKAQQWVDSHSAKEIAAVIEPYFEDTPIDLIESSTERYKEQHSFATNPILDVEEWNNLQTIMDEAGELPKQVDHSTLVNTEIAESVAK
- a CDS encoding S9 family peptidase, with amino-acid sequence MEYSFRIENINRFPSPNPDITLSIVTYRSQDLRVKGLLAEPKVDDPLPGILYLRGGIKQVGKVRIARIVQFASQGFVVFAPFYRGNEGGEGKEDFCGEDRYDAYEGLKVLEELPSTDSGSLHLFGFSRGGVMALFTASYHSDLVKSVVVWGGVTDMKLTYEERPGLRKMLKRVVGGSVYKSPERYEERTPLSLVGEIVAPILIIHGVYDENVSIEHAYRLEKELLKHGKSYETWYFEDDHHFSPEKKRKVTYELLQWMKTQ
- a CDS encoding ABC transporter ATP-binding protein produces the protein MAFLTVDQLTHAYFSTDSVTTALQDISLEVEEGEFVSFLGPSGCGKTTLLSLIAGLFQPVLGTIIIRNEPVKHAHEQIGYMFQQDYLLPWKTIEQNILLGLKIQDNLNDMSKTLTFELLDHMNLGHTKKKYPHELSGGMRQRIALVRTLATNPKLLLLDEPFSALDYQTKLKLENLVFTTLKEHKKTALLVTHDIGEAIAMSDRVIVFSANPGRIKSEYIVPEHLAKMEPFDVRNHEDYKDIFQMIWEELNELEVEN
- a CDS encoding ABC transporter permease, with the translated sequence MSLKSKIEVAYAQYKHRERRTKRHVFITQTLVFIAFLGIWETASKNTWIDPLLFSSPVKISHLFYTKIIDGTLMTHIIVTFGETIASFIIATVLGTAVAAILWWLPFVSKVSDPYLVVLNAMPKVALGPILIVALGPGYLSIIAMGVLISFIITTLVVYTAFHETDDNYIKVVQTFGGNKKQVFNEVIFPSAIPTIISTLKVNVGLSWVGVIVGEFLVSKQGLGYLIIYGFQVFNFTLVLLSLLIIAVMATIMYTGVGMLENLLRKRQS
- the pckA gene encoding phosphoenolpyruvate carboxykinase (ATP) codes for the protein MNTAQFSSLTDELLSKETTHKNLATPRLVESAISRNEGALTSTGALQVETGKYTGRSPKDKFIVMEPSVKDKIDWGSVNQPIDEEKFNNLYKKVIEYLTSKDETFVFQGFAGADKAYQLPLQVINEYAWHNLFARQLFIRPNENDLNDFTPEFQVISAPGFHADPEVDGTNSETFIIISFEKRIVLIGGTEYAGEIKKSIFSVMNYVLPEQDILSMHCSANVGVEGDVALFFGLSGTGKTTLSADPNRRLIGDDEHGWANNGIFNIEGGCYAKCVNLSREKEPQIWNAIRFGTVLENVVSDECSRLVDYNNTTLTENTRAAYPIDAIPNIITPSVAGNPNTIIFLTADAFGVLPPISKLTKEQAMYHFLSGYTSKLAGTERGVTSPQATFSTCFGSPFLPLHAERYTKMLGEKIAQHDVDVYLVNTGWSGGEYGVGKRMDLTHTRAMVQAALEGELRSTETVTDPIFGLHIPTSCPGVPGEVLQPKKTWDNPEAYDQKAKELAMKFKENFNKFENASSEIKNAGPVV
- a CDS encoding phosphatase PAP2 family protein, which translates into the protein MAKVINWLHERECSVFQWVNSKCQKSALCRYFMSVTHLGGATGSIGICLLLLVFGSSDLRNIAVQSLLALTISHIPVQLSKKIYPRKRPYMVLPETITISRLLKDHSFPSGHTTATFSVTTPIILWNPLLSIVLLPISFSVAISRMYLGMHYPSDVIGGMLIGTATAWLVHFYFFPLSF